From Podospora bellae-mahoneyi strain CBS 112042 chromosome 3, whole genome shotgun sequence, the proteins below share one genomic window:
- a CDS encoding hypothetical protein (CAZy:GT2_Chitin_synth; EggNog:ENOG503NU7V; COG:M; COG:N) → MALNLPPMGGKDGGAHTQPSLPSLPNHLQSDSHATSHFASRFHVGLPITRLSSHGFIALNTFSTSNKGDGTKDGCAAAAADDLAERALLRLGHRSENQAVLFLGETGSGKTTVRSHLLTSILNRSSTPLSQKISLAAYVFDTLTTTKTATTPTASKAGLFYELQYNTESTTTPILAGAKLLDHRLERSRIADVPTGERNFHVLYYLLAGTGPAEKTHLGFDVPATHRWRYLGHPTQLKVGINDAEGFQLFKTALRKLEFPRSEIAELCQIMAAILHIGQLEFETSSSTTVTGDESGGFSHEGAQTSTTVKNKDVLGIVAAFLGVSSVELQTTLGYKTKMIHKERVTVMLDPQGARGNANELARTLYSLLVAYIIETINRKLCADEGTFSNTISIIDFPGFQQQSTTGSTLDHLLTNAANEALYNLTLQNFFDRKGEILETEEVVVPSTSYFDNSDAVKGLLKPGNGLLSILDDQTRRHRTDIQLLESFRKRFEGKNPAILVGASQAKLPGSNFYTTNDAASFVVKHFAGEVDYPIKGLVEENGEVISGDLMNLIRQSKSEFVARLFGQEALQTVVHPQERQTVMQASVSSKPMRAPSIMSKRGRPSAARQPRVLPLPERGDASDQGSEVGEGKGAGSVMGSEQGASGQFLAALDNVTRAFNAPGTNCYFVFCLKPNDRRIANQFDTKCVRAQVQTFGISEISQRIRSADFSLFLPFGEFLGLADAQTVLVGSEREKVEMVVEDKRWPSNEVAIGATGVFLSERCWMEIAQLGDGFSQGPYTDGGDGVSNPFLSKERLPLSAGATPGSIPSEKKAGYFGSNDVDARSDAGVSVMGNGDMFQNLETREQMAERGNEKTMEEVEVYKDSPSRKRWVFVVYFLTWFIPDFLIRWLGRMPRKDVRMAWREKLAINMIIWFSCLVAAFFIVGFPMLICPRQHVYSPEELSRYDGKDDNPAYAAIRGQVFDIGAFYPRHYPGRDVLPEKMLKQYGGMDITGLFPVQVSAVCQGQYGEIDPAVQLDYRNTNLTGSANILNREDTNWKYHDFRHFTNDSRPDWFSQQMRMLRDSGYKVGNIGYSAEYVRTLASKGEAIAILDGRVYDMTRYLKGGRGQRNPPGEPEPTDRDASEFMHEQVVGLFSGRSGEDVSALWEGMDLDAGMKSRMRLCLDNLFYVADVDTRSSAQCKFSEYLVLSISILLASVIAFKFFAALQFGTKNIPENLDKFVMCQIPAYTEDEESLRRAIDSAARMRYDDKRKLLVIVCDGMIIGQGNDRPTPRIVLDILGVSETVDPEPLSFESLGEGQKQHNMGKVYSGLYEVQGHIVPFLVVSKVGKPSEVSRPGNRGKRDSQMIIMRFLNRVHYNLAMSPLELEMYHQIRNIIGVNPTFYEYLLQIDADTVVAADSATRMVSSFLDDTRLIAVCGETALTNAKSSFVTMIQVYEYYISHNLSKAFESLFGSVTCLPGCFSMYRIRAAETGKPLFVSREIIEGYATIRVDTLHMKNLLHLGEDRYLTTLLLKYHSKYKTKYIFSAHAWTIAPDSWTVFLSQRRRWINSTVHNLMELIPLNQLCGFCCFSMRFIVFIDLMSTIVQPVTIAYIVYLIVMVTQKATVIPVTAFVLLGAIYGLQAIIFILRRKWEMIGWMILYVLAIPVFSFALPLYAFWHMDDFNWGNTRVIAGEDGKKVVISDEGKFDPSSIPRKKWEEYQAELWEAQTSRDDARSEVSGFSYATKHPVAVSEYGYVPSRPVSTTGYHQNQSRMSLAASEMLMAGNRQSQFGGSQFLGVGAGSQQELEMTNLAGMPSDEALLAEIREILRTADLMTVTKKQIKMELERRFGVPLDGRRAFINSATEAILSGNL, encoded by the exons ATGGCTCTCAACCTCCCGCCCATGGGCGGGAAAGACGGAGGGGCCCACACACAACCGTCGTTGCCCTCATTGCCCAACCACCTGCAGTCCGACAGCCATGCCACCTCCCACTTTGCCAGTCGTTTCCACGTCGGCCTCCCCATCACACGCCTGTCCTCGCACGGCTTCATTGccctcaacaccttctcGACCTCCAACAAGGGGGATGGCACCAAGGACGGGTGCGCCGCGGCTGCTGCCGATGATCTCGCCGAGAGGGCGCTGCTTCGGTTGGGACACCGATCAGAAAACCAGGCTGTCTTGTTCCT AGGTGAAACTGGATCTGGAAAGACCACTGTTCGCTCGCACCTTCTGACCTCGATTTTGAACCGGTCGTCCACTCCCCTGTCCCAAAAAATCTCTCTCGCCGCCTATGTCTTCGAcacgctcaccaccacaaagaCCGCGACGACGCCAACCGCGTCCAAGGCTGGTCTGTTTTACGAGCTCCAGTACAACACAGAATCCACCACGACCCCTATTCTTGCCGGTGCCAAGCTCCTGGACCACAGATTAGAACGGAGCAGGATAGCGGATGTTCCCACAGGTGAGCGCAACTTCCACGTGCTGTACTACTTGTTGGCGGGTACGGGCCCGGCCGAAAAGACCCATCTTGGCTTCGATGTGCCGGCCACGCACAGATGGAGGTACCTTGGTCACCCAACACAGCTCAAGGTTGGAATCAACGATGCCGAAGGTTTCCAGCTCTTCAAGACGGCTCTGAGGAAGCTCGAGTTCCCTCGGAGTGAGATTGCCGAGCTTTGCCAGATCATGGCGGCCATTCTGCACATTGGCCAGCTCGAGTTTGAGACGTCGTCTAGCACAACGGTGACTGGTGATGAGAGCGGTGGTTTCTCCCACGAAGGTGCTCAGACGTCTACTAcggtcaagaacaaggatgTTTTGGGTATTGTTGCCGCATTCTTGGGTGTCAGCTCAGTGGAGCTTCAGACGACTCTTGGGTACAAGACCAAGATGATTCACAAGGAGAGAGTCACGGTCATGCTCGACCCACAGGGCGCGAGAGGGAATGCCAACGAGCTCGCCCGGACGCTCTACTCGCTTCTGGTGGCCTACATCATCGAGACGATCAACCGCAAGCTCTGCGCTGATGAGGGCACGTtctccaacaccatctccatcattGACTTCCCTGGCTTCCAGCAACAGTCTACCACCGGCTCGACCTTGGACCACCTTCTCACCAACGCCGCCAACGAGGCTCTGTATAACCTTACCCTCCAAAACTTCTTTGACCGCAAGGGGGAGATCCTCGAGACcgaagaggtggttgttCCATCAACCAGCTACTTTGACAACTCGGACGCCGTCAAGGGCCTTCTCAAGCCCGGCAACGGCCTCTTGAGCATTCTCGACGATCAaacccgccgccaccgcaccgatatccagcttctcgagagCTTCAGGAAACGCTTCGAAGGCAAGAACCCAGCCATCCTGGTCGGTGCCTCCCAAGCCAAGCTTCCCGGTTCCAACTTTTACACCACAAACGATGCCGCCAGCTTTGTTGTCAAGCACTTTGCCGGCGAGGTCGACTACCCGATCaaggggctggtggaggaaaaCGGCGAGGTCATCTCTGGCGACCTGATGAACCTGATCAGGCAGAGCAAGAGCGAGTTTGTCGCCCGTCTGTTTGGCCAAGAGGCGCTGCAGACGGTGGTGCACCCTCAGGAGAGGCAGACTGTCATGCAGGCGTCTGTCAGCTCCAAGCCGATGCGCGCGCCCAGTATCATGTCCAAGCGCGGGCGCCCAAGTGCGGCGCGTCAGCCTCGCGTTTTGCCTCTTCCTGAAAGAGGGGATGCCTCTGATCAGGGgagtgaggttggtgagggcaaGGGAGCGGGTTCTGTCATGGGCTCGGAGCAAGGGGCGTCGGGGCAGTTTTTGGCTGCGCTGGACAACGTCACGCGTGCTTTTAATGCTCCGGGCACGAACTGCTACTTTGTTTTCTGTCTCAAGCCGAATGATAGGAGGATCGCGAACCAGTTCGATACCAAGTGTGTGCGGGCTCAGGTCCAGACGTTTGGTATCTCTGAGATCAGCCAGCGGATTCGGTCTGCTGATTTTAGCCTGTTCCTGCCGTTTGGGGAGTTTTTGGGACTTGCTGATGCGCAgacggtgctggtggggagtgagagggagaaggttgagatGGTTGTGGAGGACAAGAGGTGGCCGAGCAATGAGGTGGCTATTGGTGCTACTGGAGTGTTTCTCAGTGAGAGATGCTGGATGGAGATTGCCCAGCTGGGTGACGGCTTCTCGCAGGGGCCGTATACGGATGGCGGAGACGGGGTGTCTAACCCTTTCCTGTCCAAGGAACGGCTGCCGTTGTCCGCGGGCGCTACTCCCGGTAGCATCCCAAGCGAAAAGAAGGCCGGTTACTTTGGCAGCAATGATGTGGATGCAAGGTCCGACGCTGGGGTCTCGGTCATGGGCAACGGCGACATGTTCCAGAACCTCGAGACGAGAGAACAGATGGCGGAGCGTGGCAACGAAAAGAcgatggaggaggtcgaggtgTACAAGGACAGCCCGAGCCGCAAGCGTTGGGTGTTTGTCGTGTACTTCTTGACCTGGTTCATTCCTGACTTCTTGATCAGATGGTTGGGTCGCATGCCACGAAAGGATGTGCGTATGGCATGGAGAGAAAAGTTGGCCATCAACATGATCATCTGGttctcttgtcttgttgCTGCCTTTTTCATCGTCGGTTTCCCCATGCTTATCTGCCCGCGCCAGCACGTCTACAGTCCCGAGGAGCTTTCGCGGTATGATGGCAAGGACGACAATCCCGCCTATGCTGCCATTCGTGGCCAGGTCTTCGATATCGGTGCTTTCTACCCGCGCCATTACCCCGGTAGGGATGTTCTCCCTGAGAAGATGCTCAAGCAGTACGGCGGCATGGATATCACCGGTCTGTTCCCCGTGCAAGTCTCTGCTGTTTGCCAGGGCCAGTATGGCGAAATCGATCCTGCTGTCCAGCTAGACTAccgcaacaccaacctcaccggcTCTGCCAACATTCTTAACCGCGAGGATACCAACTGGAAATACCACGACTTCCGTCACTTCACCAATGACAGCAGACCGGATTGGTTCTCGCAGCAGATGCGTATGCTCCGTGATTCGGGATACAAGGTTGGAAATATCGGTTACTCGGCCGAGTATGTCCGCACACTTGCCAGCAAGGGTGAGGCCATTGCCATCCTGGACGGCCGTGTCTACGACATGACTAGATACCTGAAGGGTGGTCGTGGCCAGAGGAATCCTCCTGGTGAACCCGAGCCTACGGATCGCGATGCCTCCGAGTTCATGCACGAGCAGGTCGTCGGTTTATTCAGCGGACGCTCTGGCGAGGATGTCTCGGCCCTCTGGGAAGGGATGGATCTTGACGCTGGCATGAAGAGCAGGATGCGCTTGTGTCTCGACAATCTCTTCTACGTGGCCGATGTCGACACACGTAGCTCGGCGCAGTGCAAGTTCTCGGAGTACCTCGTCCTGTCCATCTCGATTTTGCTGGCTTCCGTTATCGCCTTCAAGTTCTTTGCTGCTTTGCAGTTTGGTACCAAGAATATCCCAGAGAATCTCGACAAGTTTGTCATGTGTCAGATTCCGGCTTATACCGAAGACGAAGAGTCTCTCCGTCGTGCCATCGATTCGGCTGCTCGCATGCGGTACGATGACAAGCGCAAACTGTTGGTTATTGTCTGCGATGGTATGATCATCGGTCAAGGCAACGATAGGCCCACCCCCCGTATTGTCCTCGATATCTTGGGTGTTTCTGAGACGGTCGACCCTGAGCCCTTGAGCTTTGAGTCTTTGGGTGAAGGTCAGAAGCAGCACAACATGGGCAAGGTTTATTCTGGTTTGTACGAGGTCCAGGGTCACATCGTTCCTTTCCTGGTCGTCTCCAAGGTCGGCAAGCCTTCTGAAGTCTCGCGACCTGGCAACCGTGGCAAGCGTGATTCTCAGATGATCATCATGCGCTTCCTCAACCGCGTCCACTACAACCTTGCCATGAGCCCTCTCGAACTCGAAATGTACCACCAGATCCGCAACATCATTGGCGTCAACCCGACCTTTTACGAGTATTTGCTTCAAATCGACGCTGATACCGTTGTGGCTGCTGATTCGGCTACCCGCAtggtctcctccttcctcgacgacaccCGTCTCATTGCCGTGTGCGGTGAGACAGCCCTGACCAACGCCAAATCGTCCTTCGTCACCATGATCCAGGTCTACGAGTACTACATTTCTCACAACTTGTCCAAGGCCTTCGAATCCCTCTTCGGCTCCGTCACCTGCTTGCCCGGTTGTTTTTCCATGTACCGCATCCGCGCCGCCGAGACGGGCAAGCCGCTCTTTGTCAGTCGCGAAATCATCGAGGGCTACGCCACCATCCGTGTCGACACGCTTCACATGAAGAACTTGTTGCACCTGGGTGAGGATCGCTACCTGACGACGTTGCTCCTCAAGTACCACTCCAAGTACAAGACCAAGTACATCTTTTCCGCGCACGCCTGGACCATCGCACCCGATTCCTGGACTGTGTTTTTGTCCCAGCGCCGCAGATGGATCAACTCTACTGTTCACAACCTGATGGAACTTATCCCTCTGAATCAGCTCTGCGGCTTCTGCTGCTTCAGCATGAGGTTCATCGTGTTCATCGACTTGATGTCCACCATTGTCCAGCCTGTCACGATCGCCTACATCGTCTACCTCATCGTCATGGTCACCCAAAAGGCGACCGTCATCCCTGTTACCGCCTTTGTCCTTCTCGGAGCGATCTACGGCCTGCAGGCCATCATCTTTATCCTCCGTCGCAAGTGGGAGATGATTGGGTGGATGATTCTGTACGTCCTCGCCATTCCCGTGTTCAGCTTTGCCCTGCCGCTGTATGCCTTTTGGCACATGGACGACTTCAACTGGGGCAACACTCGTGTCATCGCCGGCGAGGACGGCAAGAAAGTCGTCATTTCCGACGAGGGCAAATTCGACCCGAGCTCCATTCCAAGAaagaagtgggaggagtATCAGGCTGAGCTTTGGGAGGCGCAAACTTCGCGCGACGACGCGAGGTCGGAGGTGTCGGGTTTTTCGTATGCGACCAAGCATCCTGTTGCCGTGTCGGAGTATGGGTATGTGCCCTCCCGCCCGGTGAGCACGACGGGATATCACCAGAACCAGAGCCGGATGAGCCTGGCGGCGTCGGAGATGCTCATGGCGGGGAACAGGCAGAGCCAGTTTGGGGGTAGCCAGTTTTTGGGTGTGGGTGCCGGGAGCcagcaggagctggagatgacGAACCTGGCGGGGATGCCGAGCGATGAGGCGTTGCTGGCGGAGATTAGGGAGATTTTGAGGACGGCGGACCTGATGACTGTGACGAAGAAGCAGATCAAgatggagctggagaggaggtttggggtgccgcttgatgggaggagggcgtttATTAATTCGG CCACTGAAGCGATTCTCTCTGGGAACTTGTAA